The Microbacterium esteraromaticum genome contains the following window.
TGGTTGCTCGCGAGGATCACCGCGCCGTCACGGGGCACGTTCTCACGTCCCTCGATGCGGGGGCGGTAGATCAGTCGCGCCAGTGGCGCGGCGATGGAACGCCCGACGGCGTACTTGAATCCCGCGTGCCTCGGGGAGCTGTTCTCCGCCTCTTCTGAGGACTCCGATTCTTCGGGGGACGATGCCGTCTGCTCAGAACTCACTCGAATGATCCTACCCAGCGCGTATGCCGAACCGGGAATGACGCCCGCCGTGTGCGCTCGACAGCGGCGCGTTCAGCGGCGACAAAGCCGGGTGGGCCAGGATGGAGGTCTCCCGTCCACGAGCTTCGAGGTTCTATCGTGCGCCTGCGCCCCCTTGCCGTTGTATCCACCATCGCCGTGTCGGCGCTGATGCTCGCTGGTTGCGCCGGCGACCCCGAGGCATCGCCCTCGGAGGACGCGAGTGCGAATCCGGACCTGTGCGCGCAGGTCGCCGCACCTGGCGCCGTTTCGGACAGCGTCACGATCGAGGGCGAGTTCGGCACGCCGTCAGAGGCGACCTTCGAACTCGCCCAGGAACTGACAGAGCTGCAGCGCACCGTCGTCAGCGAGGGCGACGGCGACGCGATCTCAGAGGGCGACCTCGTCAGCTACGCGCTCAGCGTGTTCGACGCGACGTCGGGCGAGCGGGTTGTCGACATCGGATACGCCGAGGGTGAGGCGCTGCCGCAGGACGTGCTGGCCAACCCCACCCTGACGCAGGTGATCGGTTGCGCCAACGTGGGCTCGCGCCTGTCCGTGGCCTTCCCCGCAGAGAACGGTGCACCGGGTCAGGTGTACATCCTCGACATCCTGCAGACCGTTCCCACCTCGGCGTGGGGCGAGACCAAGGCCGCCGTCGAGGGGATGCCCGAGGTGACGCTCGCCGCAGACGGTGAGCCCGACATCGCCATTCCGGACGGCGACGCTCCCACTGAGCTGCAGGTCGCCGTGCTCAAGGAGGGGGATGGCGCCGCCGTCGCCGACGGCGACACGACCCTGCTGCACTACTACGGTGTGGACTGGGAGAGCGGCGAGAGCTTCGACTCCTCCTGGTCGCGCGGCGCGCCGATCTCGATCCCCGGCAACACCTACGTCCCCGGTTTCGTCGAGGCGCTGGCCGGGCAGAAGGTCGGTTCCCAGGTGCTCGTCGTCATTCCGCCGGCACTCGGCTACGGCGAAGACCCCGAGGCG
Protein-coding sequences here:
- a CDS encoding FKBP-type peptidyl-prolyl cis-trans isomerase; the protein is MRLRPLAVVSTIAVSALMLAGCAGDPEASPSEDASANPDLCAQVAAPGAVSDSVTIEGEFGTPSEATFELAQELTELQRTVVSEGDGDAISEGDLVSYALSVFDATSGERVVDIGYAEGEALPQDVLANPTLTQVIGCANVGSRLSVAFPAENGAPGQVYILDILQTVPTSAWGETKAAVEGMPEVTLAADGEPDIAIPDGDAPTELQVAVLKEGDGAAVADGDTTLLHYYGVDWESGESFDSSWSRGAPISIPGNTYVPGFVEALAGQKVGSQVLVVIPPALGYGEDPEAHDLGGKTLVFVIDILATQHAPAAQ